From the Pseudodesulfovibrio indicus genome, the window CGCACTGGTCGGTGGTGGGGTTGTAGGCGGTCACGGTGACCGTGCGCACAGGGGACATGTTCATGGCTTTCTGAAGGAGGCGGGCCTCCTCCACGAGGACCTTGCGCGCCTCGGCGGTCTTTTGCACCAGCTCCAGGCGGTGCGACAGGTCGTCGATCTTCTGCTGCTTGACGACCACAACCACAGCCATGATCACCAGGGCCGCACAGAGCACCGGCGTGACGGTGTAGTTGAACAATATCTTCATACGTGGATTGCTCCCTTTCGAATTTTGGTTTGTGGCATATAATGGCCGGTCAAAACCTTGTCAACGGTTATGATTCCTACTGCAAGGCTCAGGCCGCGAATCCATTACATACTGATTTTATTGAAATATTGTGAGAAGTCACAAGCCGTGTCGAAAAGAGCGGTCATAGATTCAAGGAATTTCAGCGAGTTGAGAACCCTATTTTTTTATCCGAAAAATTACTACTTGATATAGAATCACGCTTTGAATATAGTATCGACTACTCTAACGCGGTGACCTTTTTTCATCAAGGATAAGGATGGGTTCTACGGTATTCAGAGCGCTCCCGGTGCGCCGGGGCGACGCTTTCCTGCTCAGAACGGGGCGCGGCGCGTACCTGTTCGACGGCGGCTGCCTGGACAGCGCCCTGCCCGGCATGCTCCGGGAGCGGCTGGTGGGCAAATTGCGGTCCGTGGTGTGCACGTCGGCGTCTCCGGAGCGGCTCGGCGGCGTGCTGGACCTCATGGACGAGGGGTATCCGGTGGGCGAATACTGGCTGCCGGAGTCCCTGCTCGACCTGATCCTGGCGGGGCGGGGCTTCGACGGCGGGTTCCCGGACTGGCTGGTGCGCTGCTCCCTGCCGGTTCCGGCCGAGGCGGCCTTTCCCATCCCCTCGACCCTGCCGCCCGTGGCCGGGGACATGCCGTTGACCGGGGCGGCCACCCTGGCCCTGCTCTGCGCGGCCGCCTGCCTGGGCGAGCTGCCGCCCGCACCGCGTCCCATGACTCCTGCGTCCGCGTTCCTGGCTGTCATGAAGCAGCTCCTGGACGACAAGTCCGGCGAGGGCGGGGACCGGCTGGGCGGGCTGCTGCTCGCGACCCTGGACCGCAGGCGGGAGGACGCGGCGGACCTGGCCGTGCTCTGCGGGCGGATGCTTGCCGCCGAGGCGGAGAAGCTGCCGGTGGCCGGGCGGGACCCGCGCCGCGACGTGGCCCGGGGGTTGGCCCTGGCCGTGCTGGCTGAAGGACTGATGGCGCGCGACGTGACGATCCGTTTCTTTCGCCAGACCAACCGGCTGGAGAACCGCTTCATTCCCCTGCACCCGCTCATGTGCCTGAACGGGCTGCCCGCGCCCGGAGGAAAGCGCAAGGTGCTGCCCGCGTCGGCCGGGACCGTGTTCCGGGCGGCCAGGGCGCTGTCCGGTGCGGGGGC encodes:
- a CDS encoding 3D domain-containing protein → MKILFNYTVTPVLCAALVIMAVVVVVKQQKIDDLSHRLELVQKTAEARKVLVEEARLLQKAMNMSPVRTVTVTAYNPTTDQCDDDPLIAASMRKVRSGTIAVSRDLFDQGWVFGRKVRIEGLGIFEINDLMNKRFTQRIDIFMWDESEARQFGSKNIKAALLDI